From Aristaeella lactis, the proteins below share one genomic window:
- a CDS encoding DnaJ domain-containing protein, which yields MANDPFAVLGLSSSATEDEIKSAYRKLAKKYHPDLNPGDKTAEEKMKEVNEAYTRALQIKKTGRDPYQNPYGSSGTSGSSGYYNPFGGAWGGSQGGYSQNSYNQGNYGGGQQQDPFGDFGFGFDPFSAFFGGQQYQQQRTQYRTRSYSNPELKTAENHVLANRYHDAITLLNRVPTHDADWHALYARADLGLGNRISALDHARAAVRMEPNDPDFQALLNTIESGRRAYRQARSSGYDFRGAICSNPCLTCFVANMFCNCCLGGCGRYGMFC from the coding sequence GTGGCGAATGATCCCTTTGCGGTCCTCGGTCTCTCTTCTTCCGCCACTGAGGATGAAATAAAGTCAGCTTACCGCAAGCTGGCCAAGAAATATCACCCGGACCTGAATCCGGGCGATAAAACAGCCGAGGAAAAGATGAAGGAGGTCAACGAGGCCTATACCCGCGCCCTCCAGATCAAAAAGACCGGCCGCGATCCATATCAGAATCCCTATGGCTCGTCCGGCACTTCCGGTTCTTCCGGTTATTATAATCCCTTCGGCGGCGCCTGGGGCGGTTCCCAGGGCGGCTACAGCCAGAACAGCTATAACCAGGGCAATTACGGCGGCGGTCAGCAGCAGGATCCCTTCGGGGATTTCGGGTTTGGCTTTGATCCCTTCTCCGCTTTCTTCGGCGGCCAGCAGTACCAGCAGCAGCGGACCCAGTACCGTACCCGCAGCTACTCAAATCCGGAACTCAAGACCGCTGAAAACCACGTCCTGGCCAACCGGTACCATGACGCCATCACCCTGCTGAACCGGGTTCCCACCCATGACGCTGACTGGCATGCCCTCTATGCCCGGGCTGACCTGGGCCTCGGCAACCGGATCTCCGCCCTGGACCATGCCCGTGCCGCGGTCCGGATGGAGCCCAACGATCCCGATTTCCAGGCCCTGCTGAACACCATCGAGTCCGGCCGCCGGGCCTACCGCCAGGCAAGAAGCAGCGGCTACGATTTCCGTGGAGCCATCTGCTCCAATCCCTGCCTCACCTGCTTCGTCGCCAACATGTTCTGCAACTGCTGTCTCGGCGGTTGTGGAAGATATGGTATGTTCTGTTAA
- a CDS encoding DUF5685 family protein, whose protein sequence is MFGYIAPVLSVLTDEQKQRYRAFYCGVCHALRKRHGQTGRLSLSNDMTFLALLLSSLYEPESENARSRCAIHPVKSHEYFSSPMIDYAADMNALLFFWKCEDQHMDDHSLRGKAGEALFRKSADKVRSLWPEQAKGVEKALKELWEEESSSSPDPDRLCNLSGEMLGSVFVPKPADTWSPVLRSVGNGLGRFIYWMDAWEDYDADIRKGRFNPLKGWHDRPDYEAFCLETLELLVAEATESFEILPLEQDLDLLRNVLYSGVWQRYTLKTKQMRGKEDARGE, encoded by the coding sequence ATGTTCGGTTATATTGCCCCTGTGCTCTCCGTGCTGACGGATGAGCAGAAGCAGCGGTACCGGGCTTTCTACTGCGGTGTCTGTCATGCCCTGCGGAAGCGTCACGGCCAGACCGGTCGTCTTTCCCTCAGCAATGATATGACATTCCTGGCCCTGCTGCTTTCCTCGCTTTATGAGCCGGAATCCGAAAATGCCCGTTCCCGCTGCGCCATTCATCCGGTGAAGTCTCATGAGTATTTCTCTTCACCCATGATCGACTACGCGGCGGATATGAATGCCCTCCTCTTCTTCTGGAAGTGTGAGGACCAGCACATGGATGATCATTCCCTGCGCGGAAAGGCCGGAGAAGCCCTCTTCCGCAAATCCGCGGATAAAGTCCGTTCCCTCTGGCCGGAACAGGCCAAAGGCGTTGAAAAAGCCCTGAAAGAGCTGTGGGAAGAGGAATCTTCCTCCTCTCCGGATCCGGACAGGCTTTGTAATCTTTCCGGTGAAATGCTCGGCTCGGTCTTCGTTCCCAAACCCGCGGACACCTGGAGTCCTGTTCTCCGGTCCGTAGGCAACGGCCTTGGCCGCTTCATCTACTGGATGGATGCCTGGGAGGATTATGACGCGGATATCAGAAAAGGCCGCTTCAATCCCCTCAAGGGCTGGCATGACCGGCCGGATTATGAGGCCTTCTGCCTCGAAACCCTGGAGCTCCTGGTCGCTGAAGCGACAGAGAGCTTCGAGATCCTTCCCCTGGAACAGGATCTGGACCTTCTCAGGAATGTACTTTACAGCGGCGTCTGGCAGCGTTACACGCTGAAAACCAAACAGATGCGCGGAAAGGAGGATGCCCGTGGCGAATGA
- the dnaK gene encoding molecular chaperone DnaK, with amino-acid sequence MARTIGIDLGTTNSCVSFMENGRAVVIPNAEGGRTTPSVVAFTKSGERLVGMTAKRQAVTNASRTFSSVKRDMGSDKRFQVDGKSYTPQEISAMILQKLKADAEAYIGETVTDAVITVPAYFSDAQRQATKDAGLIAGLNVLRIINEPTSAALAYGFDKGMPCRVMVYDLGGGTFDVSILEINSDTIEVLATAGNNHLGGDDFDQCIVGWLLEEFRKEHHVDISKDPMAMQRLAEAAEKAKIELSASTSTVINLPFLAQNASGPMHLECTLTRARFDDLTAHLVSATRGPVQQAMQDAGVKASDLSRVLLVGGSTRIPAVQEEVRKLTGKEPARDINPDECVAMGACLQGGVLTGTVNSIVLIDVTPLSLGIETLGDVFAKIIDRNSPLPCQHSQVFTTAANFQTSVEINVLQGEREIASANKSLGKFRLTGIRRALRGIPQIEVTFSIDTNGIVHVTARDLGTNRSQDITISGSGNMSREEIDRAIRDAQRYAAEDKQRKQSQQAKDAAENLLNQAKRARKKLKDDDKSRLDSSIAALEAAIRANDEYRMKTASEDLDTILRSVGTYTSNPEGENDDGAYDA; translated from the coding sequence ATGGCAAGAACAATCGGCATTGACCTCGGCACCACCAACTCCTGCGTCTCCTTCATGGAAAACGGCCGCGCGGTTGTCATCCCCAATGCGGAGGGCGGCCGTACCACTCCTTCCGTTGTGGCTTTCACCAAGTCCGGTGAGCGCCTTGTCGGCATGACCGCCAAGCGTCAAGCCGTCACCAACGCTTCCCGCACCTTCTCTTCCGTCAAGCGGGATATGGGTTCGGACAAGCGTTTCCAGGTGGACGGCAAGAGCTATACGCCCCAGGAGATCTCCGCCATGATCCTGCAGAAGCTGAAGGCGGATGCTGAAGCCTATATCGGTGAGACCGTCACAGACGCGGTCATCACCGTTCCCGCTTATTTCTCGGATGCCCAGCGCCAGGCCACCAAGGATGCCGGCCTTATCGCCGGTCTGAACGTCCTGCGGATCATCAATGAGCCCACATCCGCGGCCCTGGCCTACGGTTTTGATAAGGGCATGCCCTGCCGCGTTATGGTCTATGACCTGGGCGGCGGCACCTTCGATGTCAGCATCCTGGAGATCAACAGCGACACCATCGAGGTCCTTGCCACTGCCGGCAACAACCACCTCGGCGGCGATGACTTTGACCAGTGCATCGTCGGCTGGCTGCTGGAGGAATTCCGCAAGGAGCACCATGTGGATATCTCAAAGGATCCCATGGCCATGCAGCGCCTGGCGGAAGCTGCCGAGAAAGCCAAGATCGAGCTTTCCGCTTCCACGTCTACTGTCATCAATCTGCCCTTCCTGGCGCAGAATGCTTCCGGCCCCATGCACCTGGAGTGCACCCTCACCCGTGCCCGCTTCGATGACCTCACCGCCCACCTGGTGTCCGCCACCCGCGGGCCTGTGCAGCAGGCCATGCAGGATGCCGGTGTGAAGGCTTCGGATCTCAGCCGTGTCCTGCTCGTCGGCGGTTCCACCCGTATCCCTGCCGTCCAGGAGGAAGTCCGGAAGCTTACCGGCAAGGAGCCGGCCCGGGATATCAACCCCGATGAATGCGTTGCCATGGGCGCCTGCCTGCAGGGCGGCGTGCTCACCGGCACCGTCAACTCCATTGTTCTGATCGACGTCACGCCCCTTTCCCTGGGTATTGAGACCCTGGGCGACGTCTTCGCCAAGATCATAGACCGCAATTCTCCGCTGCCCTGCCAGCATTCCCAGGTCTTCACCACCGCGGCTAATTTCCAGACCAGCGTGGAGATCAACGTTCTGCAGGGTGAACGGGAGATCGCTTCTGCCAATAAGTCCCTGGGCAAGTTCCGCCTCACCGGTATCCGCCGGGCACTCCGCGGCATCCCGCAGATTGAGGTCACCTTCTCCATCGATACCAACGGTATCGTCCATGTCACTGCCCGTGACCTGGGCACCAACCGCAGCCAGGATATCACCATCTCCGGTTCCGGCAACATGAGCCGGGAGGAGATCGACCGTGCCATCCGGGATGCCCAGCGTTACGCTGCTGAGGATAAGCAGCGCAAGCAGTCCCAGCAGGCAAAGGACGCCGCGGAAAACCTGCTCAATCAGGCAAAGCGTGCCCGCAAGAAGCTGAAGGATGATGACAAATCCCGCCTGGACAGCTCCATCGCTGCCCTGGAGGCTGCCATCCGCGCCAATGACGAATACCGCATGAAAACCGCTTCCGAGGACCTGGATACGATCCTTCGCTCCGTCGGCACCTATACCTCCAATCCGGAGGGAGAGAATGACGACGGCGCCTATGACGCCTGA
- a CDS encoding co-chaperone GroES, whose translation MTVKPLGDRVVIKNCEAEETTKSGLILTSAAKEKPQMAIVIAVGPGGNVDGKEITMHVKAGEKVIYSKYAGTEVKVDGEELIIVRQSDILAVVE comes from the coding sequence ATGACTGTGAAGCCGTTGGGTGACCGTGTTGTCATCAAGAATTGCGAAGCAGAAGAAACCACCAAATCCGGCCTGATCCTGACCAGCGCCGCTAAGGAAAAGCCCCAGATGGCTATTGTTATCGCTGTAGGTCCCGGGGGAAACGTGGACGGTAAAGAGATCACCATGCACGTGAAAGCGGGCGAGAAAGTTATCTATTCCAAGTATGCCGGCACCGAAGTGAAGGTGGACGGAGAAGAACTGATCATCGTAAGACAGAGCGATATTCTGGCTGTTGTTGAATAA
- a CDS encoding PspC domain-containing protein: MKKLHKSNKDRKISGVCGGIAEYFNVDSTLVRLGFVVIGAMAGCGIIAYIVASLVMPEANETED; the protein is encoded by the coding sequence ATGAAGAAACTGCACAAGAGCAACAAGGACCGGAAGATCAGCGGCGTTTGCGGCGGTATTGCTGAATATTTCAATGTAGACTCCACCCTGGTTCGTCTGGGATTCGTGGTGATCGGCGCCATGGCCGGCTGCGGCATTATTGCATATATTGTGGCGAGCCTGGTGATGCCGGAAGCGAATGAAACTGAAGATTAA
- the groL gene encoding chaperonin GroEL (60 kDa chaperone family; promotes refolding of misfolded polypeptides especially under stressful conditions; forms two stacked rings of heptamers to form a barrel-shaped 14mer; ends can be capped by GroES; misfolded proteins enter the barrel where they are refolded when GroES binds): MAKKIQYGEEARRSLEKGVNALADTVKITLGPKGRNVVLDKKYGAPLVTNDGVTIAKEIELEDPFENMGAQLVKEVSTKTNDVAGDGTTTATLLAQAIIREGLRNLAAGANPMILRKGIQSATDAAVEGLKEQSQPINGKQAIAQVAANSAADENIGKLISDAMETVGADGVITVEESKTMTTGMTTVEGMQFDRGYSSAYMVTDTEKMEAVLDDPLILITDKKISAIQEVLPVLEQVVQTGKKLLIIAEDVEGEALSTLVVNKLRGTFTCVSVKAPGFGDRRKEMLQDIAILTGGTVISSETGMELKEATVDMLGKARQVKVNKENTTIVDGAGDKEAIKNRVAQIRAQIAETTSDYDREKLQERLAKLAGGVAVIQVGAATEVEMKERKMRIEDALSATRAAAEEGIVPGGGIALLNVIPKVAALLDNCAGDEKTGVQIVLRALEEPIRQIALNAGIDGSVIVDHIKSARKPGYGYDALKGEYVDMVERGIIDPTKVTRSALQNAASIAAMILTTESLVADIPEPEPAAPAGGGMGGMY, from the coding sequence ATGGCTAAGAAGATTCAGTATGGCGAAGAAGCGCGCCGGAGCCTGGAAAAGGGCGTTAACGCGCTGGCCGATACCGTGAAGATCACCCTTGGACCGAAGGGCCGCAATGTGGTCCTGGACAAGAAATACGGTGCTCCCCTGGTCACCAACGACGGTGTGACCATCGCCAAGGAGATCGAGCTGGAAGACCCCTTTGAAAACATGGGCGCCCAGCTGGTGAAGGAAGTTTCCACCAAGACCAATGACGTTGCCGGCGACGGCACCACCACCGCCACCCTGCTGGCCCAGGCCATCATCCGTGAAGGCCTGCGCAACCTGGCTGCCGGCGCGAATCCCATGATCCTGCGCAAGGGCATCCAGAGCGCTACCGACGCCGCTGTTGAAGGCCTGAAGGAACAGAGCCAGCCCATCAACGGCAAGCAGGCTATTGCCCAGGTTGCCGCCAACTCCGCTGCTGACGAGAACATCGGCAAGCTGATCTCCGACGCTATGGAGACCGTTGGCGCTGACGGCGTTATCACCGTTGAAGAAAGCAAGACCATGACCACCGGCATGACCACCGTGGAAGGCATGCAGTTCGACCGCGGCTACTCTTCCGCCTACATGGTCACCGATACCGAAAAGATGGAGGCTGTTCTGGACGATCCGCTGATCCTGATCACCGACAAGAAGATCAGTGCCATCCAGGAAGTCCTGCCCGTTCTGGAGCAGGTTGTGCAGACCGGCAAGAAACTGCTGATCATCGCTGAGGATGTTGAAGGCGAAGCCCTGAGCACCCTGGTGGTCAACAAGCTGCGCGGCACCTTCACTTGCGTGTCCGTCAAGGCCCCCGGCTTCGGCGACCGCCGCAAGGAAATGCTGCAGGATATCGCCATCCTGACCGGCGGTACCGTGATTTCCTCTGAGACCGGTATGGAACTGAAGGAAGCCACCGTTGACATGCTGGGTAAAGCCCGACAGGTCAAGGTGAACAAGGAAAACACCACGATCGTGGACGGTGCCGGCGACAAAGAAGCCATCAAGAACCGTGTTGCCCAGATCCGTGCCCAGATCGCTGAGACCACCAGCGACTATGACCGTGAGAAGCTGCAGGAGCGCCTGGCCAAGCTGGCCGGCGGTGTTGCGGTGATCCAGGTCGGTGCCGCTACGGAAGTCGAAATGAAGGAACGCAAGATGCGGATCGAGGACGCCCTGAGCGCCACCCGTGCCGCTGCTGAAGAAGGTATCGTTCCCGGCGGCGGAATCGCCCTGCTGAACGTGATCCCGAAGGTTGCCGCCCTGCTGGACAACTGCGCCGGCGACGAGAAGACCGGTGTGCAGATCGTCCTGCGCGCCCTGGAAGAGCCGATCCGTCAGATCGCCCTGAACGCCGGTATCGACGGCAGCGTGATCGTTGACCACATCAAGTCCGCCCGGAAGCCCGGCTACGGCTACGACGCCCTGAAGGGTGAGTACGTTGACATGGTGGAACGCGGCATCATCGATCCTACCAAGGTTACCCGCAGCGCGCTGCAGAACGCGGCGTCCATCGCGGCGATGATCCTGACCACTGAATCCCTTGTGGCTGATATTCCTGAACCCGAACCCGCAGCACCCGCTGGTGGAGGAATGGGAGGCATGTACTAA
- the mutY gene encoding A/G-specific adenine glycosylase: MHPLTAALLDWYDRCARDLPWRGFHDAYRTWVSEAMLQQTRVETVLSYYDRFLSRFPTLPALAEAPEADVLKAWEGLGYYSRARNLHNGAMDVMEQYGGVLPRDPEKLKKIRGIGPYTAGAIASIAYDVPVPAVDGNVIRVLSRIYGIRTDALQPDTRKHIEELAAALVPEERPGDHNQAVMDLGATVCVPGTPDCAVCPLSAFCDACKAGDASDLPVLPKAKPQKVIPYAVLLIRSGDRVLMRRRTERLLQGLWCFPMFEGESHADELLPVVSKKLHLSLSSLRDAGPARHVFTHQVWQMRIYETDAEASASAPAGYEFIPLDHLKDLTLPAAMNAAVKVLTRQA, from the coding sequence ATGCATCCGCTGACCGCTGCCCTGCTTGACTGGTATGACCGCTGTGCCCGGGATCTTCCCTGGCGCGGCTTTCATGACGCCTACCGTACCTGGGTCAGTGAAGCCATGCTGCAGCAGACTCGTGTGGAAACGGTTCTTTCCTATTATGATCGTTTTCTTTCCCGCTTCCCGACCCTTCCTGCCCTGGCGGAAGCCCCGGAAGCGGATGTCCTGAAAGCCTGGGAAGGTCTGGGTTATTATTCCCGTGCCCGGAATCTCCATAACGGAGCCATGGATGTCATGGAACAGTACGGCGGTGTCCTGCCCCGGGATCCGGAAAAGCTGAAGAAGATTCGCGGCATCGGACCCTATACCGCCGGTGCCATCGCCTCCATCGCCTATGATGTCCCCGTTCCCGCCGTGGACGGCAACGTCATCCGCGTTCTCTCCCGTATTTACGGTATCCGCACGGATGCCCTCCAGCCGGATACCCGGAAACATATTGAGGAGCTGGCCGCAGCCCTTGTGCCGGAGGAGCGCCCCGGGGATCACAATCAGGCCGTCATGGACCTGGGTGCCACTGTCTGCGTACCCGGTACGCCGGACTGTGCTGTCTGTCCCCTTTCCGCCTTCTGTGACGCCTGTAAGGCCGGGGACGCGTCGGATCTGCCCGTCCTGCCTAAGGCCAAACCCCAGAAAGTCATCCCGTACGCGGTTCTGCTGATTCGCTCCGGCGATCGCGTCCTCATGCGCCGGCGCACGGAACGCCTCCTCCAGGGTCTCTGGTGCTTCCCCATGTTTGAAGGCGAATCTCATGCTGATGAATTGCTGCCTGTGGTCAGTAAAAAGCTGCACCTTTCCCTCTCTTCCCTGCGGGATGCCGGTCCGGCCCGTCATGTGTTCACCCACCAGGTCTGGCAGATGCGGATATACGAAACAGACGCGGAAGCGTCTGCTTCCGCGCCTGCGGGTTACGAGTTTATTCCTTTGGATCACCTGAAGGATCTCACCCTTCCGGCAGCCATGAACGCCGCTGTCAAAGTCCTTACGCGTCAAGCATAA
- a CDS encoding LexA family protein, translating into MQKHPPRNPQKRKQIMEYMLNFATEQGRQPSVREIGVAAGLQSTSTTAGYLRRMVNEGLLAKDGKAHRSYFVTEYAKERLLA; encoded by the coding sequence ATGCAGAAGCATCCGCCGAGAAACCCCCAGAAAAGAAAACAGATTATGGAATATATGCTGAATTTCGCCACAGAGCAGGGCAGGCAGCCGTCCGTTCGGGAGATCGGAGTGGCGGCAGGACTGCAGAGCACGTCCACGACGGCAGGATACCTTCGGAGAATGGTGAATGAAGGACTGCTGGCCAAGGACGGGAAGGCACACAGGAGCTATTTTGTGACGGAATATGCAAAAGAGCGCTTATTAGCATAA
- the argF gene encoding ornithine carbamoyltransferase: MSSLKGKSFLKLLDFTPDEISSLLDLAADLKAKKKAGIPHACCAGKNVALIFEKTSTRTRCSFEVAAYDLGMNCTYLDPSGSQIGKKESIADTARVLGRMYDGIEYRGFGQQIVEDLARYSGVPVWNGLTNEYHPSQILADFLTVRERFGSLKGIKLVYMGDARYNMGNSLMVGCAKMGMHFVACAPEKYWPNSALIDTCRKIAAETGAVLEFEADVDKAVAGAHVIYTDVWVSMGEPDSVWEERIHDLLPYRVTADVMRKAGSQCVFMHCLPSFHDLKTSIGRSIFEKFGIDCMEVTDEVFESPASIVFDEAENRMHTIKAIMAATLSDKL; this comes from the coding sequence GTGTCTTCCCTTAAAGGTAAAAGCTTTTTAAAGCTTCTCGATTTTACTCCCGATGAGATCTCTTCCCTGCTTGACCTGGCTGCTGATCTCAAAGCCAAAAAGAAAGCAGGCATTCCGCATGCCTGCTGTGCCGGGAAAAATGTTGCCCTGATCTTTGAAAAAACGAGTACGCGTACCCGCTGCTCGTTTGAGGTTGCTGCCTATGACCTGGGTATGAACTGTACCTATCTTGATCCGTCCGGCAGCCAGATCGGTAAAAAAGAAAGTATCGCGGACACTGCCCGTGTACTGGGCCGCATGTATGACGGTATCGAATACCGCGGCTTCGGTCAACAGATCGTTGAGGACCTTGCCCGTTATTCCGGCGTTCCGGTCTGGAACGGTCTGACCAACGAGTATCATCCCTCCCAGATCCTGGCTGACTTCCTGACCGTCCGTGAACGCTTTGGTTCCCTGAAGGGCATCAAGCTGGTCTACATGGGCGATGCCCGTTACAACATGGGTAATTCCCTCATGGTTGGCTGCGCCAAGATGGGTATGCACTTCGTTGCCTGCGCTCCGGAGAAGTACTGGCCCAATTCCGCCCTCATCGATACCTGCAGGAAGATCGCTGCTGAAACCGGCGCTGTGCTGGAGTTCGAGGCGGATGTGGATAAGGCTGTTGCCGGTGCCCACGTCATCTATACCGACGTCTGGGTCTCCATGGGTGAGCCTGACAGCGTTTGGGAAGAGCGCATCCACGACTTGCTTCCCTACCGCGTCACCGCTGATGTGATGCGCAAGGCCGGATCACAGTGCGTGTTCATGCACTGCCTGCCTTCATTCCATGACCTCAAAACTTCCATCGGCCGTTCCATCTTCGAAAAGTTCGGCATCGACTGCATGGAGGTTACCGACGAGGTCTTTGAATCTCCTGCTTCCATCGTCTTCGATGAAGCCGAGAACCGTATGCACACCATCAAAGCCATCATGGCTGCCACCCTTTCAGACAAACTGTAA
- a CDS encoding XRE family transcriptional regulator has translation MARSDQNGMTNAAGIAYGELIRRQRKEKKMNQEELGALVKVGKNAVGAWEAGRSRPDVGSVPVICEALGLSLEEFFGFPDKSGETGEYSGISGEERADLLRRYGVLNPYNRQVIMRQMDMLHQMQEDTRKPRKIIRLFRNELAASAGPGETLEATRGEEVYLFADQATETADEIIRVNGNSMEPTFMDGDLVLVKHASRVRPGEIGVFICGDTGYIKEYREDGLHSHNPAYAPLVFSENEPVHCVGRVLGRVREDAWADDESVRAWQEYEQKGR, from the coding sequence ATGGCCAGAAGTGATCAGAACGGAATGACCAATGCGGCGGGAATCGCGTACGGAGAGCTGATCAGGCGGCAGCGGAAAGAAAAGAAGATGAACCAGGAAGAGCTTGGCGCCCTGGTAAAGGTCGGAAAGAACGCTGTCGGTGCCTGGGAAGCCGGGCGCAGCCGTCCGGACGTGGGAAGCGTTCCTGTGATCTGTGAAGCACTGGGCCTTTCACTGGAAGAATTCTTCGGTTTTCCGGATAAGTCCGGGGAAACGGGAGAATACAGCGGGATCAGCGGTGAAGAACGGGCAGACCTGCTTCGCCGGTACGGTGTGCTGAATCCCTATAACCGGCAGGTCATCATGAGGCAGATGGATATGCTTCATCAGATGCAGGAAGATACCCGGAAGCCCAGGAAGATCATCCGGCTGTTCCGGAACGAACTGGCAGCATCCGCCGGTCCCGGCGAAACGCTGGAAGCTACCCGCGGTGAAGAGGTATATCTGTTCGCTGACCAGGCTACAGAGACCGCGGATGAAATCATCCGGGTCAATGGTAATTCTATGGAGCCCACCTTTATGGACGGGGACCTGGTGCTGGTAAAGCATGCCTCGAGGGTACGTCCCGGAGAAATCGGTGTGTTTATCTGCGGGGATACAGGTTATATCAAGGAATACCGGGAAGACGGCCTGCACAGCCACAATCCCGCGTATGCCCCGCTTGTTTTCAGTGAGAATGAACCGGTACACTGTGTCGGCAGGGTGCTGGGACGTGTGAGAGAAGATGCCTGGGCGGACGATGAGAGCGTTCGTGCCTGGCAGGAGTACGAGCAGAAAGGAAGATGA
- a CDS encoding aminopeptidase, translating to MERPNAWKNYTKTDLKKLEDIAKEYRAFIDAGKTERECAVEAVAMLEKAGYINLESLIGGGKKLKAGDKVYLNKMGKAILTFHMGKKPMAEGMNIVGAHIDSPRLDIKQNPLYEDSDFALADTHYYGGIKKYQWTARELALHGVVVKKDGTKVQISIGEKDDDPVVGISDLLIHLSQEQMGKKLGEAITGENLDIILGGRPLKGEEKEPVKAQVLQILKETYGIEEEDFISAEIEAVPAGKARDFGLDRSMIMGYGHDDRVCAFAELKAVLSLTATPEYTCCGMLVDKEEIGSVGATGMQSNYLENAVAEILELQGNYSELNVRRTLRNSRMLSCDVSAGFDPLYASAYEKKNAAWLGRGVCFNKFTGSRGKSGSNDANAEFMAKLRRIMDDNKVFWQTAELGKVDQGGGGTIAYICALYGMEVIDSGVAVLNMHAPMEVISKADLYEAVKAYKAFMLDA from the coding sequence ATGGAAAGACCCAATGCATGGAAAAACTACACAAAGACGGACCTGAAGAAGCTGGAGGACATCGCGAAGGAATACAGGGCATTTATCGACGCCGGAAAAACCGAGCGTGAATGCGCTGTGGAAGCGGTGGCCATGCTGGAAAAGGCCGGATATATCAACCTGGAAAGCCTGATCGGCGGCGGGAAAAAGCTGAAGGCAGGCGACAAGGTATACCTGAACAAGATGGGCAAGGCCATCCTGACCTTCCATATGGGCAAAAAGCCTATGGCAGAAGGCATGAACATCGTTGGTGCCCATATCGACAGCCCCCGGCTGGACATCAAGCAGAACCCGCTGTATGAAGACAGTGATTTCGCCCTTGCGGACACCCACTACTACGGCGGCATCAAGAAGTACCAGTGGACTGCCCGGGAACTGGCACTGCACGGCGTTGTGGTGAAGAAGGACGGCACCAAGGTACAGATCAGCATCGGTGAAAAGGATGATGACCCTGTTGTGGGCATCAGCGACCTGCTGATCCACCTGAGCCAGGAACAGATGGGCAAGAAACTGGGGGAAGCCATCACCGGTGAAAACCTTGACATCATCCTGGGCGGAAGGCCCCTGAAGGGTGAGGAAAAGGAACCGGTCAAGGCCCAGGTGCTGCAGATCCTGAAGGAAACCTACGGCATTGAGGAAGAGGACTTCATCTCCGCGGAGATCGAGGCCGTTCCCGCCGGAAAGGCACGGGACTTCGGCCTGGACCGCAGCATGATCATGGGCTACGGCCATGATGACCGTGTATGCGCTTTTGCTGAACTGAAAGCGGTGCTGAGCCTGACAGCCACTCCGGAATACACCTGCTGCGGTATGCTGGTGGATAAGGAAGAGATCGGCAGCGTCGGCGCGACCGGCATGCAGAGCAACTACCTGGAGAACGCGGTGGCGGAGATTCTGGAGCTGCAGGGCAATTACAGCGAGCTGAATGTCCGCCGTACCCTGCGGAACAGCCGGATGCTGAGCTGCGACGTGAGCGCGGGCTTTGATCCCCTGTACGCTTCCGCCTATGAAAAGAAAAACGCCGCCTGGCTGGGCAGGGGCGTATGCTTCAATAAGTTTACAGGAAGCCGGGGCAAGAGCGGATCCAACGACGCGAACGCCGAGTTTATGGCGAAGCTGCGCAGGATCATGGATGACAACAAGGTGTTCTGGCAGACCGCGGAACTGGGCAAGGTGGACCAGGGCGGCGGCGGAACCATCGCCTATATCTGCGCGCTGTACGGCATGGAAGTTATCGACAGCGGTGTGGCGGTGCTGAACATGCACGCTCCGATGGAAGTAATCTCCAAGGCGGACCTGTATGAAGCCGTGAAGGCCTACAAAGCCTTTATGCTTGACGCGTAA